The region ATAGCATTGAGGATACTGAATAATAATCTTTGTTTTTTATAATTATCATAGGTTTTAGCGAATTGCTTATTCAGGAACTGATACTGAAACGAATATCCCGGTTCTACTTCTTTCTGCCAGTAATCCTGAATATTACTAATGGCTTCAGATATATTATTACCAGAAAGCTTAACCATTATATTATTAATATTACTTTTATTCCAATTGCGTCCATAGTTGAAGTAAATAACTGGCGCTATTTTGCTGGCAACACTTTCCTGATTATAGTCCTGTGCCACCCCCACTATTTTATATCCGATACTGTCGAAACCAGGCCTTACTTCTTTACCTACAGCCTCTTTTTGCGCCCAACCCATTTCTCTCACAAAAGCCTGATTTACAATCGCCGATGTCAATGTATCTGAAGATAGTTTAGGATCGAAATCCCGGCCTTCCAGTATTTTGATTTTGAAAAATTTGAAAAAATTAAGGTCTACCGATCCATGATTCGCCATAATACTAATATCCCTATAGTTAACATTCGAGTTTCCGGCACTTCCCATTCCCATACGTTGCTTGGTATAAGTAACAGCCTCTACTCCTTTTATTTTGGGAAGCTGCTGTCTGAGCAATTCATACTTTTGATAGGGCTTGTCAACTTGTTTTTGAAAATCAATATTTATAACCTGATCACCATTAAATCCAAGATCTTTATTCAGCATATAATTAATCTGAGTATTGATAACTAATGTTGAAATAATAAAGAAGGATGAAATAATAAGCTGTAATGTCAGGATTCCGTTTCTGAGCCATATACCATGCTTACTGCGGGAAAAATTGCCTTTAAGCGTATTAATAGGTTTAAAATTAGCCAGATAAACAGCAGGAATAAACCCGGAAATTGCTGTAGTAATAAGCAGCATTCCGAATGAGTAAACAAAAACATTAGCATTGAATAATGTAATTTCTTTACCCAGAAACTTATTATAAGCTGGTAATATTATTTCAGCAAGAGCCGTTGCCAGCAAATAAGCAAGCATACATATAAGCAATGTCTCCAGTAAAAACTGACCTGTTAACTGCCAGGTTGTTCCACCCATTACCCGGCGTACTCCTACTTCTTTTGCCCGTTGCGAAGCTTGTGCAGTCTTTAGATTAATAAAATTAATAGCAGATAACAATACAATGACAATGGAAAGTCCCAACAAAGTATAGATATTCTTTTTATCTGCTTTTTGCAGACCTCCGCCTTTGGCCTCAAGTTTCATCTGATCAAGTCTGGTAATAAACAGCTCGGCTTTACCGCCAATAGCAGCTTCGTACTCCTTAAGTGTCTTGTTCATGATCTTCATATCTTTGGCTACCTTGTAATCATAAAGCATTTTATTGAGATCTGCATTTACCTTTGTGATATCTGCATTAGGCTTTACCATAAAAAAGCCGGCATAATTATAGTCGCCCCAGTTTTCTTCATTTCCGTTCAGGAAGCCATCTCTTACAAGAAGCCCGGGCTTAATGACCGAGTTTTCTTTTGGGAGTTCATATACCGCAGAAACGACATATTTATTCTGATCGGATACTATGGTTTTGCCAATAGCATCCTTATAATTATTCCCAAACAGCTGCTGAGCTGTTTCAGCAGAAATAGCAGCTACATGTGTATTTTTAAAAATATCTTTATAAGAACCCGCCAGTTTTTTAAAAGGGAAAAACCTGAAAAAATTATCCGATGTTGTATACTTTACAGGATTAGAAGTTTTAGAACCGAAGCTAACACGCTCCATATTTTGAAAAGGATTTATCAGAAGATAGTCTTCAATACCACTTACTTTTTCTTTTCCATATCGCACCTCAGCCTGAGTAGAAGAACTCCAGATACCAAAATTTTTCCCCATACCGTTTTCAAGAAAATAGATATTTTCTTTTCCCGGATTCCAGGCTTCATAGGATTTCTCATCCTGCCAATGCATCAGAATAAGCATAAAACCGGTAAGACCAATAGTCAATCCAAAGAGATTGATTACTGTAGAAAGCAGGTTTCTTTTGTAGTTGCTAAGTGCTATTTTAATCCAGTTGCGTAACATAATTAGCTAATCGTTAATTGTTAATGATTAATGGTTAATTTTCTAATTTCTAATTTCTAATTTCTAATTTCTAACTTCTAACTTCTCAGCCAGTATTATTCGTATTTCAGATACTTTACAAGCTCTATTTTGGTGGCGCGGTATGCTTTTATGCTTACGACAAAGAAGGTTAGTGCCAGGAGAATCACTAAGCTTAAGAGATATGGCCACCATGGCATTTCTATGCGATAAGCAAAGTCTTTCAGCCATTCATTCATGAAGTAATAGCTTACCGGAATACTGACTAAAACAGCTATGAATGTGATCAGAAGGAATTTTCTGGTCAGATCTTTTATGAGTACACTGCTTGAAGCACCCAATGTTTTTTTAATCGCAACATCCTTTAGTTTTTGTTCGATCATTAAAGACGACAGGGCAAAAAGTCCCAGTAGCGCTACTATTAAAACCAAAGTATTTAGTATTGTAAAAAGTGTTTGTTGCTTCTGGTATTTTACAAAGGTTTTCGCAAACTTTTTATTAATAAATTCCCCATTAAACGGGTAACCAGGTTCTATATGCTTTTCCCAATATTCTTTTACTCTTTCCTGAGTGGCTAACATATTATTCGGATCGAATTCTAAAATAACTCTATTCAGATTATAGCGTTTCCAGTCGGTATCTTTATAATGAAAAAATATCATAGGCTCAATTTCAGCCCTCGGATTAAATACATTAAAGTCTTTAACTATTCCTACGATATTATATCTTACAGTATCGAATCCCGGAGAAACCTGATTGTCAAAAGCTTCATTGTTTTTCCATCCGAATTTCCGAACAAAAGCTTCATTAACAATAGCAGAGTTAATAGTATCCGATGACAGCTTTGGAGAAAAAAATCTTCCTGCAAGTAATTTTATCTTCATAGCTTCTAAAAATCCAAAATCCAAAGAACAATGCTGTGCGTCAACCGATTCATTATGCCAGTCTACGTTGGAAGAACTACGTCCGTTAAAACCGGGCAAAGCTTCACCAAAGGTCACACTTTTAACCCCTTCTATTTTTTTCAGTTCGGATTTTAGAAGCTCATATTTCATCCATGGTTTTTTAGAATCCTGATTAAAGTTGATCGTATATAACTGAGAACCATCAAACCCCAAATCTTTATTCATCATATAGGTAACCTGATTACCAATAATAAAGCTGCCAATAATGAAGAATGAGGAAATAACTAACTGTAGTCCTAAAATTGAATTTCTGAGCCAAATACCATTTTTGCTACGTGCAAAATTTCCTTTTAGTGTATCTATGGCTTTGAAATTAGACAGGTATAAAGCCGGAATAATTCCCGATAGCAAAGAGATCGCAATAACAATAATTGCCGAGTATAAATAAAAGTCATTTTGGAAATGAATTTCTTTGTTCAGAAACTTACCAAAAAAGGGTAATACAGCTTCTGTAAGTGCTAATGAAAGCAGATAAGCAACAAAAGTGATAATAAAGGTTTCCAGTAAAAACTGAACAGTCAGCTGTAATTTACCACTTCCCAAGGCTTTCCTTACGCCTATTTCTTTAGCCCTTTGTGATGCCTGAGCGGTTTTCAGGTTAATAAAATTAATAGCTGACATGAGCAGCAACAAAACAGACAAGCTGAATAAAATAAGAATAAGCTTATAATCTCCACCACCAAACCACGAAGCTTTGGCGTGTAATTTCATTTTATCCAATCGGGTAAATTCTACATCATTTGGTCCGTATAGTTCCAGATATTTTTCTGCGCTCATACCTTTATCGCCAAACATTTTTGCCCGATACTCAAAGATATCTTTTACTACTTTCCGGCGTACCACTTCGGCTGATGCATCGTCTTTGAATAGAAAGAAACATCCGTAACTATTATTTCCCCATGCGTCTCCCGGATCTTTCACAGAATTGGCATACTGCTTTGAAAGAAAGAGAAAATCAGGATTAATTTCCGTATTATCCTTGGGGAGTTCATATACAGCAGTTACAACCAACGGATTATTTTCATAGGTCAAAGTTTTTCCCACTGCATCTGTTGTTCCGAAAAGCTCCTGACTAATGGTATTCGATATTGCTATTGAGTTAGTTTCCAGTAGAGCCTTTTCACCGTTCCCGGATAAAATCTTAAAAGGAAATAGCTTAAAAAAAGATGGTGAAACAGACATTCCGCCTTCTATATAAGCCGATTTTTTATCCGACACTGCTACTCCGGCATAACCCGAACCGTTGATCAATACATAATCTTCAATTTCTGGTATAATGTCTTTTGCACGCTTAGCTACCAGATATGAAGTGTTATTACCATAGACATTATCTTTTTTATAATACCCCTGAAAAAAATAAATATTCTCTTTTTTAGGGTTCCAGTTTTCAAAAGATTCTTCATCCTGCCAATGTATCAGTATAAGCATAAAGCTGCTAAGCCCTATGGCTAATCCAAAAAGATTAATTACTGTAGAAAGCCAGTTCTTTTTGTAATTGGTAAAAGCTATTTTCAGCCAGTTGCGAAGCATAGTATTATGGTTTATTAGTTGACAGGTAATTTGGTGAATGAGTGAATCTGATGAATAGGTGAATGGTCAATAGTGAATTTTCTAACTTCTAACCTCTAATTTCTAATTTCTAATTTCTAATTTCTATTTTCGTACTTAATACTATTCTCCGCTTACAGCATAATCTTCGGGCTTAGCCTTATCGAAAACATCTGTTCTCTTTACAGCATGCTCCTCATTAAAGATTTCACCGTCTTTCATATTCACAATACGCGAAGAGAAGCTTGCATCATAAGAAGAGTGGGTTACCATTACAATAGTAGATCCCTCACGGTGAAGCTCAGCCAAAAGATTCATGACCTCATTTCCGTTGGTACTATCCAAATTTCCTGTTGGTTCATCTGCAAGGATAAGTTTAGGTTTGGTTACCAAAGCTCTGGCTACGGCTACTCTCTGCTGCTGTCCCCCGGAAAGCTGCTGTGGATAATGCTTCGCGCGGTGTCTGATGTTGATTTTCTCCATAATTTCCTCTACCCTCTTCTTTCGTTCGGAAGAAGAAACTCCGTTATAGATCAATGGTAACTCAATATTTTCATACACCGTTAATTCATCTATCAGATTGAAATTCTGGAAAATGAATCCTATATTTTGTTTTCTTACATCTGATTTCTTTCTTTCAGATAAGCTTGTTGTTTCCAAATCATTGAACTTATAAGATCCTGATGTGGAAAAATCCAGTAAACCTAAAATATTAAGTAAAGTAGATTTACCACATCCCGAAGGTCCCATAATTGCCAAAAATTCTCCTTTTTTAATTGTAAGGTCTACCTGATTAAGCGCTGTAGTCTGTACATCTTCTGTTCGGTATACTTTGGATAGTTTTTCTATTGTTATCATAATAAGATTAATATTTAAGATTATTAGCTATGTGTTTATAGATTGTATTGATTATAATGCTTCTACTTTTCCTCCAGAGCTTTTACGTACACTAAGTCTGATACCAGATGGACTTTTGTAATAAATTTTTGCCCCGGAAGATGCCGCAGCCGTAAGCTCCTCGGTTACCCCTATTTTTATTTTACCTGCGGAAGAAGCTTGTGCTTTTACAATTCCACTTCTAAAGTCTGATCCGTTAAAATCTGCAGAGCTTGAAGCATCAACTCTTACTTCACCAGCTTTTCCACTGATGTTGATCGTAGCAGCACTCGAAATATCAGCATTTACAGACTGGGCATCTGCGCTTCCGTTAAAAGTAGCAGCACTACTGAGCCCCATATTCAAACGACCTGCTTTAATGTTCTCATATTGTATTTTTCCGGCGCTGGAAACATCAATATTTAATGTAGAAGTACTGAACTGATCTTTTACTACAATTTTACCTGCACTGCTAGCCTTTAAGTCACTAAGACTTTTTGCATACACAACTACTGTTGTATTGGCATTTCTAAGACCATTATTCCCCTTGGGGATTTCGTAAAATATATTCAGAACACCTCCTCTGTTTTCAACTCTTACAAATTCCATGTAATTACTTGTTGCCACAGCCTTTTCAACATCCGATTTTACAATTTCAACTTTTATAGCCTGCGATGTTTTCACACCGTTGAAGTTTTGTACATTAAATGTCTTGGTTTCCGATACAGTACTTTCAGCAGACTGTTCTATATATGAAGAGTTTCTGCCGGTATAACCATCGTCACTCGCTTTTACAATAATGCAGGACGTTACAATGCTGCCCGCGATTACTAAGGGTAAAAGAATTTTTTTCATATTATTATTTTTTATTTAGTTTTAAATTTTATCGTGTAATCCTGCAATGGATATCCTTCTATGGATTCAAAATTCCCGCCCACCAGAACAAACTCATATTCTTTATCAGGCTTTAGATCTACCGGAATTTTTAATCCTTTATTATCATTTATATAAACTGATCTTGCACTAATTGGTACAGCATCCCGGCCTAATTCTCCCCAGTGTATAGATAAGCCTCTACCTGAAAGTGGCTGGTCAAATTCAACAATAATCTCTTTTATCGAGGT is a window of Elizabethkingia anophelis R26 DNA encoding:
- a CDS encoding ABC transporter permease, yielding MLRNWIKIALSNYKRNLLSTVINLFGLTIGLTGFMLILMHWQDEKSYEAWNPGKENIYFLENGMGKNFGIWSSSTQAEVRYGKEKVSGIEDYLLINPFQNMERVSFGSKTSNPVKYTTSDNFFRFFPFKKLAGSYKDIFKNTHVAAISAETAQQLFGNNYKDAIGKTIVSDQNKYVVSAVYELPKENSVIKPGLLVRDGFLNGNEENWGDYNYAGFFMVKPNADITKVNADLNKMLYDYKVAKDMKIMNKTLKEYEAAIGGKAELFITRLDQMKLEAKGGGLQKADKKNIYTLLGLSIVIVLLSAINFINLKTAQASQRAKEVGVRRVMGGTTWQLTGQFLLETLLICMLAYLLATALAEIILPAYNKFLGKEITLFNANVFVYSFGMLLITTAISGFIPAVYLANFKPINTLKGNFSRSKHGIWLRNGILTLQLIISSFFIISTLVINTQINYMLNKDLGFNGDQVINIDFQKQVDKPYQKYELLRQQLPKIKGVEAVTYTKQRMGMGSAGNSNVNYRDISIMANHGSVDLNFFKFFKIKILEGRDFDPKLSSDTLTSAIVNQAFVREMGWAQKEAVGKEVRPGFDSIGYKIVGVAQDYNQESVASKIAPVIYFNYGRNWNKSNINNIMVKLSGNNISEAISNIQDYWQKEVEPGYSFQYQFLNKQFAKTYDNYKKQRLLFSILNAMVLVVALLGLFALSSLIIEQKLKDVAIKKTLGASDSVLIKDLTKRFLWIAALAVFLSIPLSYYFMNEWLKEFAYRIEMPWWPYILSFIILLLLTFLVVSIKAYRATKVELVKYLKYE
- a CDS encoding ABC transporter permease, which codes for MLRNWLKIAFTNYKKNWLSTVINLFGLAIGLSSFMLILIHWQDEESFENWNPKKENIYFFQGYYKKDNVYGNNTSYLVAKRAKDIIPEIEDYVLINGSGYAGVAVSDKKSAYIEGGMSVSPSFFKLFPFKILSGNGEKALLETNSIAISNTISQELFGTTDAVGKTLTYENNPLVVTAVYELPKDNTEINPDFLFLSKQYANSVKDPGDAWGNNSYGCFFLFKDDASAEVVRRKVVKDIFEYRAKMFGDKGMSAEKYLELYGPNDVEFTRLDKMKLHAKASWFGGGDYKLILILFSLSVLLLLMSAINFINLKTAQASQRAKEIGVRKALGSGKLQLTVQFLLETFIITFVAYLLSLALTEAVLPFFGKFLNKEIHFQNDFYLYSAIIVIAISLLSGIIPALYLSNFKAIDTLKGNFARSKNGIWLRNSILGLQLVISSFFIIGSFIIGNQVTYMMNKDLGFDGSQLYTINFNQDSKKPWMKYELLKSELKKIEGVKSVTFGEALPGFNGRSSSNVDWHNESVDAQHCSLDFGFLEAMKIKLLAGRFFSPKLSSDTINSAIVNEAFVRKFGWKNNEAFDNQVSPGFDTVRYNIVGIVKDFNVFNPRAEIEPMIFFHYKDTDWKRYNLNRVILEFDPNNMLATQERVKEYWEKHIEPGYPFNGEFINKKFAKTFVKYQKQQTLFTILNTLVLIVALLGLFALSSLMIEQKLKDVAIKKTLGASSSVLIKDLTRKFLLITFIAVLVSIPVSYYFMNEWLKDFAYRIEMPWWPYLLSLVILLALTFFVVSIKAYRATKIELVKYLKYE
- a CDS encoding ABC transporter ATP-binding protein, which translates into the protein MITIEKLSKVYRTEDVQTTALNQVDLTIKKGEFLAIMGPSGCGKSTLLNILGLLDFSTSGSYKFNDLETTSLSERKKSDVRKQNIGFIFQNFNLIDELTVYENIELPLIYNGVSSSERKKRVEEIMEKINIRHRAKHYPQQLSGGQQQRVAVARALVTKPKLILADEPTGNLDSTNGNEVMNLLAELHREGSTIVMVTHSSYDASFSSRIVNMKDGEIFNEEHAVKRTDVFDKAKPEDYAVSGE
- a CDS encoding head GIN domain-containing protein, producing MKKILLPLVIAGSIVTSCIIVKASDDGYTGRNSSYIEQSAESTVSETKTFNVQNFNGVKTSQAIKVEIVKSDVEKAVATSNYMEFVRVENRGGVLNIFYEIPKGNNGLRNANTTVVVYAKSLSDLKASSAGKIVVKDQFSTSTLNIDVSSAGKIQYENIKAGRLNMGLSSAATFNGSADAQSVNADISSAATINISGKAGEVRVDASSSADFNGSDFRSGIVKAQASSAGKIKIGVTEELTAAASSGAKIYYKSPSGIRLSVRKSSGGKVEAL